The nucleotide window GCAAATTATTCTTAATTTCTTTTATCACTTTCTGCTCTCTTATTTTATCTGGAGGGTCAAAAAGAGATTCCTTTTGAGAAAGATCAAGCTTCAGAAGACAGGGTTTGAAAGATATATAGTCAAAGTGATAGGTTTTTGCCAAACGAACCGCTTGAGGAATTTCATCAATGTTCGGGCAAAGTTGTTTTCCATCTATGTAAATTCCTTCCCACACAATGACAAAAGAATAGCCCATGGAAATGCGTGGGTTAAGTTCTTTAAATTCCCGCGCATTGGACAGTATGGTTTCCAGACTGATATTATTTTTCGGATTGTGGGACCGGGCAAATGTTGTTTCACTTGCGGCATCTATGGAAATTCTTAACCAGTCCTTTCCCTCTAATAGTTTTGCAATATTTTTAATATGCTGGAGTCTTGATCCATTTGTTACGATACCAATTTGCATTCCCCTGTTTTTTAGGTACCTGACTATTTCTTCAAAGTCTCTATGAAGGGTGGGCTCACCGCCTCCGATGAGGATAACAGACATCAACCCGTGAGATTTTAAGGTATCGATGCTTTGTTTCAGGTTTTCCGTATCAAGAATCTTACCGGAATTTATTATTTTTGAATCGACACAGTGGGGGCAGCGGAAATTGCAAGCGGTTGTTAAATCTAGATTTATCGATAAAGGCCCGTAATCAGGAAAAGCTTTACTGGTATCGGATGCCTCGAAACTACGACGCCACGAGATATATTCTTTGAGTCTTTCAATGACCGACGACTGTCTTAGCTTGGAGCTAAAATCGTGTTCTTTATTCTTTAATTTTTCCATAAATACCTTTTAAATTGTTTCATAACAGTTATAAATTTTTTTCAACATATAATACGTGGCCATAATATGCAACTTGCCTATTTGTGGCTCCTTTTTTGTTTTGACTGAGGATATAAAATCTTTCACCGATAGCTCAAGTGGATCATCCAGCTTCAAGCTTTTATCCAGATATTTAAAATAAATGTTATAGTCCTTAAGATCCAGAACGCGGTAAACAATTTTATCATTAAATCCAAATCTAAAACTGCGGGGTTGTCGCTTTTGCCTTTCAAGGTTGATAAGGACCTCGCAGTTGTTGTTGGGCGTCGTATAGATGAACCTTACTATCATTTTACTTCCATCGGGCTCAATATTTGTTTTAATCATTTTGCCTTTTCCCAAAGTAAAATACAGAAGGCTTAAGGCATGGGGGATTGAATCGAGTATCATCTCTTTTCCGCGAACCATGGGAGAAAGATGCATAAAAAAAGTATCAGTTTTTTTTCGGTCAATGGGCCCGCAAAGGGTTTCATAATAAGGTAACGAGAAAGGCCATTGAGAATTCATGGCAATTTTGAGTTTCCTGTCTTCAGCTTTCTGCAAAATGAAATCGACTTGTTTATGTGGGTCATCATGATTATTCCACATAAACGGTTTTTCACAGAAAACATGCAAACCTGCATCCACCGATTTGATAAGGTAGTCAAAATGGGTCGGCAATGGGGAGGCAATCACAACCGAGTCGGGTGTTTTCTCTGCTATCATTTGGTAAAAGTCGGTATAGGCAGAAGCTTGGATACC belongs to Thermodesulfobacteriota bacterium and includes:
- a CDS encoding Gfo/Idh/MocA family oxidoreductase gives rise to the protein MKVSIIGAGRNNNGIGEYIAKYFHQNKTTVNSVLGTTKTTSRHAASNLKRYGIQASAYTDFYQMIAEKTPDSVVIASPLPTHFDYLIKSVDAGLHVFCEKPFMWNNHDDPHKQVDFILQKAEDRKLKIAMNSQWPFSLPYYETLCGPIDRKKTDTFFMHLSPMVRGKEMILDSIPHALSLLYFTLGKGKMIKTNIEPDGSKMIVRFIYTTPNNNCEVLINLERQKRQPRSFRFGFNDKIVYRVLDLKDYNIYFKYLDKSLKLDDPLELSVKDFISSVKTKKEPQIGKLHIMATYYMLKKIYNCYETI
- a CDS encoding radical SAM protein, whose amino-acid sequence is MEKLKNKEHDFSSKLRQSSVIERLKEYISWRRSFEASDTSKAFPDYGPLSINLDLTTACNFRCPHCVDSKIINSGKILDTENLKQSIDTLKSHGLMSVILIGGGEPTLHRDFEEIVRYLKNRGMQIGIVTNGSRLQHIKNIAKLLEGKDWLRISIDAASETTFARSHNPKNNISLETILSNAREFKELNPRISMGYSFVIVWEGIYIDGKQLCPNIDEIPQAVRLAKTYHFDYISFKPCLLKLDLSQKESLFDPPDKIREQKVIKEIKNNLQQAKQIANKKIKILKSINLSELMGGKVHEMKKQPKTCHAQFFRAVLTPSGIFHCPAFRGADKAKIGNYNGYDDENKFNDTQQDLAHSIANFNAEQECSVVACFYHHLNWWIENSIHSNENVDEIEEEKDDDFFL